The Aedes albopictus strain Foshan chromosome 2, AalbF5, whole genome shotgun sequence region tttatttcaaaacttgtacaTTGACCATCACAATTTATAAAAACAACATTTATTGTTGCTACGAAAAGTGGCTTACATGTTTTGAACATTACTTTAACTgaatttcagaaatatttgctGGAGTTACAAAATTTCTCTCTAAAAGTATTCTTAATATTCCCTAAGATTTTCCAGAATTTTACAAGAAGTGCTTACCAAAAGTTGAAttaaaacttttgttttttttttcaatagttaaaaagtatttttttcaataatctgcttaattttcagttttttaatatttttttatttttttttattcctcatTAATCTTTGTCCCCCGTCTCGTACCCGGTAAGAGGTCTAGGAGATAAAAGATTTTTTTGCGTCAGCCATATTATACACAAAAATCTTTGGGAATTCATTGCAAAACGTAATAATCATGataggaaaaaatttaaaaaaaatgaacaaatcattttttatttatttttttattaacgtgcattttacattaagctaattctacactctgccAAAGTAATCGATTCGACAACATGTGAACATAAATACTTGTAAAATTCCCTAATAAACTTCTGGATAAATAAATTTATGTAAAGTTCAACAATCAATACGAACACGATATACGACGTAGCTTTCTGGAAAATTGTGGTTAATTTTTCAAAGATCTCTGGATTCTTCAAATATCGAAGCAAAAAACAACTTGTGATAAATATTAGATAAATTTACAGGAATCACTTATCGAAAGTTAAGTAAAAATCATTATAATTTCATATTTCATAGTTTatatcatcattttttttacaaacaaacaaacaaacaaattaaaaaaaagacaagTGAAACAGTTATAGTCAACTGTTCATAACTAACATTTTCTGGAAATAAAAATTGCATAAACTGAAGAAACTTTATCTGAGCAATATTGAAGCGTTTATTGAATTACTAGTCGTGAATACCGTgccttcagaaggccggctccagaggcacgttatcctccatttgggacatttatgccatcaatttcaataattttacgAATCTCCTTGGTAAAAATGCTGagattttaatttttgtttttaagAAATAAAAGGTTTTTAATTATGTTTTGGCTTGTAGGATACCTGGATCGTTGTACCTCGGAGGTCGGGTCGGTGGATGACTCGATGGCTGGATGGGCGGGTGAATGGGAATCCTTATTCCACAAACACAAATTCACACTATTGGGAGATCTTCCAGATCGACACAGAACACACTTTTCCGAATAAAACACCTCTCTTTAATATAAACAAAAACTAACACGAACTACATATATTTTAATTACGTAAAACTAATCTAAACATTAACAACATTCGGCCACGTAGGACCGTCTTCGATCGTGTACCCGTTCTTACTAACTAAACCTTTCTACGCTCTGAAACTATACCTTAATTGCTCCCGAACCGTCTGTGGTGAAAATTATTTGCTACCTAGCCATCACGTTTCTCTCGCTCAGCATCTGATCTCCAATCTCCTATCGATCCGCTGGATGCATCGATGACGTCATTCTTGTACCTCGAACGAAAGCGAAAGTGATCTGCCTTGCTGATCCAGACTACGACGATCGATCGATGGGGAGAACAAAGGCGCGAGTAAACCAACAGTTTGCTGTGTTGCGGTTGCGTAGATTGGATGGTGAAACTCTAGGGTGGTCCTCATAGACATTCTCACCCACCCAGAAATGTCGATTTCTGCAtctgaaagtaaataaaatcctCTTCGACAGGGACGGGAAGGGTGGGAAGCTGGCATCAATTGTCGCATACATCTGAATTTGGAATTGGTAGCAGGCATAGATTCTCGACAGCTCGTTTCAGTTCTCCAGCTGCAGTTTTCAGAGTTACAACTCTTACGACACCATCAGCGCCGGGATGTACATTCACAATGCGACCCATACGCCAACGCATCGGAGGCTGATTCTTATCCTGGATAACCACCAACTGTCCTAATTCAAATTGAACAGGCGGTTTCCAGCGCTTGGATCTGGCCTGCAATTGGCAGAGATATTCCCGTTTCCACCTTTGCCAGAAATGTTGTAGTTGTTGCTGAACTAACTGATAGCACTTCAATCGATTTGTGGGTATCTGCCGTAGGTCCGGCTCCGGAAACGACTGCAAGGAACAGCCAATCAAAAAATGCGCTGGAGTCAAAGGTTCAAGGTCATCTGCATCATCTGACATCGGTGTCAGTGGTCTGGAATTCAAACAGCCCTCCACTTGTACTAGCAGAGTGGCCATGTCCTCATGTGGAACAGGATTGGATCCAATAACCCGTAGAATGTGATGCTTTGCCGATCGTACCGCAGCTTCCCATAATCCTCCGAAATGTGGAGAGCCGGGAGGGTTAAAATGCCAGTTAATCCCCTCGTTGGCACAAAACCTCGCAACATCCTGACGGTGTTCAGCGTCCTTCCATAGTACCAACAGTTCCTGAAGCTGGTTTCGGGCTCCGACAAAATTTGTCCCATTATCGGAATACAATTCGGTACACCTTCCTCTGCGCGCAATGAATCGCCGGAGTGCTTGCAGAAATCTCTCCGTGGACAAGTCGGAAACCAGCTCCATGTGCACTGCCTTAGTACACATGCACACGAACAGGGCTACATATGCTTTTACGGCAGCCTTACGTGGTGCTGGTCGTAGATAGACCGGACCAAAGTAGTCCACTCCGGTTTTGGAGAACGGTCGAGAAACCAAAACCCTTGAAGTCGGTAACTCTCCCATAAATTGGCGTACTTGCCTTGGTTTCGACCTGAAGCATGTGAGGCATTGGTGAACAACCTGCCGGGCAACATTCCTTCCTCCTAAAGGCCAGTAGCGCTGCCGAACCGTTGCCAACAAAAGTTGCGGACCAGCGTGGAGTAAACGCAGATGATGTTGCTCAAAAACCATCCTGGTTAAGGGGTGTCTTGCTGGGAGAATCATAGGGTGCTTGGTGTCTTCTGTCTCGTCCGAATGACGTAAACGCCCGCCGACTCTAAGAATGCCATTTTGGCAAATGTAAGGGTGATACCAGCGCAGCGGTGACGTTCTGCTGACTGGTTCCTTCTTCCGGATAGCtcgaagttcatccgggaatacTTCTTCCTGCACCTTCCGTATCAGCGTAAGTTCTGCCATCCGTAATTCTTCCGCCTTGAGGAACCCTTTCGGACGATCTTCTGGCACCTGGAGTGATCGTATCAAACGCTGCCAGATGGCAACACGACGAATCAACGTTGTGTAGGATTTTGTTGTGGAGATTAACCTGTCGTTGAATTCTGCTATTGCTGATGTTGTCACGACAACTGCAGTACGCCTTCTTTCCTCTTCGCCAACTTCTAACGGAGCTGGTTCTGAAATTGGCCAGTTGCTCCGTGCTTCGGTTAACCAACTAGGCCCGCGCCACCAGAAATCATTGTTAATGATCTCCTTCGGTCCTACTCCTCTCGAAATCAAGTCGGCCGGGTTGTCCGTACCTGCCACATGTCTCCACTCGCAGCCTTCCGTGATCGCTTGGACCTTCGCAACTCGGTTAGCGACGAATACTGACCATGTCGATGGAGTAGCCTGGATCCACCGTAGAGCACACGTAGAATCCACCCAGAACGTCGTGCGAACTTGAAGATTGGTAGCCTGACGAACCTTATCGTAGAGTTGGGCCGATAGTAATGCACCGCTGAGCTCCAGCCTCGGTATGGATTGGGTTTTCAGCGGAGCGACCTTCGATTTCGATGACAGTAGTTGAACTCTCACATTGCCAGCCTTGTCTAGACTGCGGACGTAGAGACATGCCCCATATGCCTTCATCGACGCATCCGAAAAACAGTGTAGCTCCACCTCTACTGCATTTGGAAGGATTACGCAACGATCTATACGAATTTCGTTGAGAATCGGTAACTGGACGTGCAGTTTTCTCCAGGACTCACCCACCGTCGAAGGTAACGGTTGATCCCAGTCCAACTTCTTACCCCCTTCATCCTCCAAAGTCCATAAGAGCTGCATAAATACCTTTGCAGCTGTCGTTGTTGCGCCGATGAATCCCAGCGGGTCGAACAACG contains the following coding sequences:
- the LOC109429239 gene encoding uncharacterized protein LOC109429239, which translates into the protein MDDVITGCSNLEEARKLQNQLDEMTSSGGFRLRKWASNCAEVLHGVSDDNLAIRPADGINLDPDPSVKALGLTWLPGSDVFRFQFHVPPVDPDEVLTKRKVLSIIATLFDPLGFIGATTTAAKVFMQLLWTLEDEGGKKLDWDQPLPSTVGESWRKLHVQLPILNEIRIDRCVILPNAVEVELHCFSDASMKAYGACLYVRSLDKAGNVRVQLLSSKSKVAPLKTQSIPRLELSGALLSAQLYDKVRQATNLQVRTTFWVDSTCALRWIQATPSTWSVFVANRVAKVQAITEGCEWRHVAGTDNPADLISRGVGPKEIINNDFWWRGPSWLTEARSNWPISEPAPLEVGEEERRRTAVVVTTSAIAEFNDRLISTTKSYTTLIRRVAIWQRLIRSLQVPEDRPKGFLKAEELRMAELTLIRKVQEEVFPDELRAIRKKEPVSRTSPLRWYHPYICQNGILRVGGRLRHSDETEDTKHPMILPARHPLTRMVFEQHHLRLLHAGPQLLLATVRQRYWPLGGRNVARQVVHQCLTCFRSKPRQVRQFMGELPTSRVLVSRPFSKTGVDYFGPVYLRPAPRKAAVKAYVALFVCMCTKAVHMELVSDLSTERFLQALRRFIARRGRCTELYSDNGTNFVGARNQLQELLVLWKDAEHRQDVARFCANEGINWHFNPPGSPHFGGLWEAAVRSAKHHILRVIGSNPVPHEDMATLLVQVEGCLNSRPLTPMSDDADDLEPLTPAHFLIGCSLQSFPEPDLRQIPTNRLKCYQLVQQQLQHFWQRWKREYLCQLQARSKRWKPPVQFELGQLVVIQDKNQPPMRWRMGRIVNVHPGADGVVRVVTLKTAAGELKRAVENLCLLPIPNSDVCDN